One window of the Pseudomonas knackmussii B13 genome contains the following:
- the cytX gene encoding putative hydroxymethylpyrimidine transporter CytX, protein MTTTTATNYSPAIAVGAAQRVLGLRDLFSLWFSLGIGLMVLQTGALLAPGLGLAGSLLAIFLGTLVGVLLLAAAGVIGSDTGLAAMASLKLSLGSHGAALPAILNLLQLIGWGAFEVIVMRDAASLLAARAFGEGSLWTSPALWTLVFGALATLLAVSGPLAFVRRVLRKWGIWLLLAACVWLTIDLFKRADLAAIWARAGDGSMPLAVGFDIAIAMPLSWLPLISDYSRFGKHAGQVFGGAATGFFIGCFWLMGLGVAYTLAFAQGSDANALLLALAGAGMGIPLLLILLDESEKAFADIHSAAVSSGILVPLKVEHLALVIGVVCTLIAWFAPLAQYQNFLLLIGSVFAPLFGVVLVDHFLLRRRASAQIQPGLRWGSLLAWAGGVVVYHLLANYAPNLGATLPALLVSGVLQMALGRVGSKV, encoded by the coding sequence GTGACCACCACCACCGCAACCAACTATTCACCCGCCATCGCCGTCGGCGCCGCCCAGCGCGTGCTCGGCCTGCGCGACCTGTTCTCCCTGTGGTTCTCCCTCGGCATCGGCCTGATGGTGCTGCAGACCGGCGCGCTGCTGGCGCCCGGCCTGGGCCTGGCCGGCTCGCTGCTGGCGATCTTCCTCGGCACCCTGGTCGGCGTTCTGCTGCTGGCTGCTGCCGGGGTGATCGGCAGCGACACCGGGCTGGCCGCCATGGCCTCGCTCAAGCTGTCTCTGGGCAGCCATGGCGCGGCGTTGCCGGCGATTCTCAATCTGCTGCAGCTGATCGGCTGGGGCGCCTTCGAGGTGATCGTCATGCGCGACGCCGCGAGCCTGCTGGCGGCGCGCGCCTTCGGCGAGGGCAGCCTGTGGACCAGTCCGGCACTCTGGACCCTGGTGTTCGGCGCCCTGGCGACCCTGCTCGCGGTCAGCGGCCCGCTGGCCTTCGTCCGCCGCGTGCTGCGCAAGTGGGGCATCTGGTTGCTGCTGGCGGCTTGTGTCTGGCTGACCATCGACCTGTTCAAGCGCGCCGACCTCGCCGCCATCTGGGCGCGCGCGGGCGACGGTTCGATGCCGCTGGCGGTGGGCTTCGACATCGCCATCGCCATGCCGCTGTCGTGGCTGCCGCTGATCTCCGACTACTCGCGCTTCGGCAAGCACGCCGGGCAGGTATTCGGCGGTGCGGCGACCGGCTTCTTCATCGGTTGCTTCTGGCTGATGGGCCTGGGCGTTGCCTACACCCTGGCGTTCGCCCAAGGCAGCGACGCCAATGCGCTGCTGCTGGCGCTGGCCGGTGCCGGCATGGGCATTCCGCTGCTGCTGATCCTGCTCGACGAGTCGGAGAAGGCCTTCGCCGACATCCACTCGGCGGCGGTTTCCAGCGGCATCCTGGTGCCGCTCAAAGTCGAGCACCTGGCGCTGGTCATCGGCGTCGTCTGCACCCTGATAGCCTGGTTCGCGCCGCTGGCGCAGTACCAGAACTTCCTGTTGCTGATCGGCTCGGTGTTCGCCCCGCTGTTCGGCGTGGTGCTGGTCGACCACTTCCTGCTGCGCCGCCGCGCCAGCGCGCAGATTCAGCCGGGCCTGCGCTGGGGCTCGCTGCTGGCCTGGGCAGGCGGCGTGGTGGTCTATCACCTGCTGGCGAACTACGCGCCGAACCTCGGCGCGACCCTGCCGGCGCTGCTGGTGTCGGGTGTGCTGCAAATGGCGCTGGGGCGCGTCGGCAGCAAGGTCTGA
- the thiC gene encoding phosphomethylpyrimidine synthase ThiC: protein MSKPNTTVTRLEQLDRQSTQPFPNSRKVYLSGSRPDIRVPVREISLADTPTAFGGEKNAPVYVYDTSGPYTDPDVRIDLRKGLPDVRSRWIDERGDTEILPGLTSEFGQARLADASLDALRFNHVRTPRRAKSGRNVTQMHYAKQGIITPEMEYIAIRENLKLQEARAAGLLKDQHPGHSFGASIPQEITAEFVREEIARGRAIIPANINHTELEPMIIGRNFLVKINGNIGNSALGSSIEEEVEKLTWGIRWGADTVMDLSTGKHIHETREWILRNSPVPIGTVPIYQALEKVGGIAEDLTWEIFRDTLIEQAEQGVDYFTIHAGVLLRYVPLTAKRVTGIVSRGGSIMAKWCLAHHQENFLYTHFEEICEIMKAYDVSFSLGDGLRPGSVADANDAAQFGELETLGELTKIAWKHDVQVMIEGPGHVPMQLIKENMDKQLECCDEAPFYTLGPLTTDIAPGYDHITSGIGAAMIGWYGCAMLCYVTPKEHLGLPNKDDVKTGIITYKIAAHAADLAKGHPGAQIRDNALSKARFEFRWEDQFNLGLDPDTARAYHDETLPKDSAKVAHFCSMCGPKFCSMKITQEVRDYARENGLGDEQQAIEAGFQEQAARFKDEGSVIYKQV, encoded by the coding sequence ATGAGCAAGCCGAACACCACCGTTACCCGCCTCGAGCAGCTCGACCGCCAGTCGACGCAGCCGTTTCCCAATTCGCGCAAGGTCTACCTGAGCGGTTCGCGCCCGGACATCCGCGTGCCGGTGCGGGAAATCTCGTTAGCCGACACCCCGACCGCATTCGGCGGCGAGAAGAACGCCCCGGTGTACGTCTACGACACCTCCGGCCCCTACACCGACCCGGATGTACGCATCGACCTGCGCAAGGGCCTGCCCGACGTGCGCTCGCGCTGGATCGACGAGCGCGGTGACACCGAAATCCTTCCCGGCCTGACCTCCGAATTCGGCCAGGCACGCCTGGCCGACGCCAGCCTCGACGCCCTGCGCTTCAACCACGTGCGCACCCCGCGCCGGGCCAAGTCCGGGCGCAACGTCACGCAGATGCACTACGCCAAGCAGGGCATCATCACGCCGGAGATGGAGTACATCGCCATCCGCGAGAACCTGAAGCTGCAGGAAGCCCGCGCCGCCGGCCTGCTCAAGGACCAGCATCCCGGCCACAGCTTCGGCGCCAGCATTCCGCAGGAGATCACCGCCGAGTTCGTCCGTGAGGAGATCGCCCGCGGCCGCGCGATCATCCCGGCGAACATCAACCACACCGAACTCGAGCCGATGATCATCGGCCGCAACTTCCTGGTGAAGATCAACGGCAATATCGGCAACAGCGCGCTGGGTTCGTCGATCGAGGAAGAGGTCGAGAAGCTCACCTGGGGCATCCGCTGGGGCGCCGACACCGTGATGGACCTGTCCACCGGCAAGCACATCCACGAGACCCGCGAGTGGATCCTGCGCAACAGCCCGGTGCCGATCGGCACGGTGCCGATCTACCAGGCGCTGGAGAAGGTCGGCGGCATCGCCGAGGACCTGACCTGGGAAATCTTCCGCGACACCCTGATCGAACAGGCCGAGCAGGGCGTCGACTACTTCACCATCCACGCTGGCGTGCTGCTGCGCTACGTGCCGCTGACCGCCAAGCGCGTCACCGGCATCGTCTCGCGCGGCGGCTCGATCATGGCCAAGTGGTGCCTGGCGCATCACCAGGAGAACTTCCTCTATACCCACTTCGAGGAAATCTGCGAAATCATGAAGGCCTACGACGTCAGCTTCTCGCTGGGCGACGGCCTGCGCCCGGGCTCGGTGGCCGACGCCAACGACGCCGCGCAGTTCGGCGAACTGGAAACCCTCGGCGAGCTGACCAAGATCGCCTGGAAGCACGACGTGCAGGTGATGATCGAAGGCCCCGGCCACGTGCCCATGCAGCTCATCAAGGAGAACATGGACAAGCAGCTGGAGTGCTGCGACGAGGCGCCGTTCTACACCCTCGGCCCGCTGACCACCGACATCGCCCCGGGCTACGACCACATCACCTCGGGCATCGGTGCCGCGATGATCGGCTGGTACGGCTGCGCCATGCTTTGCTACGTCACGCCCAAGGAGCACCTGGGCCTGCCGAACAAGGATGACGTGAAGACCGGGATCATCACCTACAAGATCGCCGCGCACGCCGCCGACCTCGCCAAGGGTCACCCGGGCGCGCAGATTCGCGACAACGCGCTGTCGAAGGCGCGCTTCGAGTTCCGCTGGGAAGACCAGTTCAACCTCGGCCTCGACCCGGACACGGCGCGTGCCTATCACGACGAGACACTGCCGAAGGATTCGGCCAAGGTCGCGCACTTCTGCTCCATGTGCGGGCCGAAGTTCTGCTCGATGAAGATCACCCAGGAAGTCCGCGACTACGCTCGCGAGAATGGCCTGGGCGATGAACAGCAGGCCATCGAAGCCGGCTTCCAGGAACAGGCCGCGCGCTTCAAGGACGAGGGATCGGTGATCTACAAGCAGGTCTGA